The sequence CTTTAAGTACTCTCCACTTATTTAGTTTTTGGGTAAATTGAATAATTCTTATCCCTGCATCATCTTTGAAATCAATTTTATATCTTCTTTTAATAATTAACTCTTCGATTTTATTAATTATATCTTTTGCGGTAATTGCAAAAATATTTCCAACACTATTATAACCGTGCAAAACATCTTCAAGTAAGATTGAATCACTATATTTCTCATTATCTAAGATACAGAAAAGTAAAACTTCAGCCGGTAAATCTTCTCTTTCTTTATTCTCAATTCTGTACCATTCTGTCTCTTTTTCATCGAATTTTAATAACCGTTCTACTAAGTTTAGTTCTATAAAAATACTGCTGAAATAATCTTCCAAGTTTTTATTCACATTTGATGGCTTGACATAATTTCTTAAAAAAACGGCTATATCTCTTTTTATAGTTGTTTCAGTTATTCTAGTATTTGTTTCTTCGC comes from Melioribacter roseus P3M-2 and encodes:
- a CDS encoding DUF4007 family protein — encoded protein: MNLSGHESFHCRSLWLKKGYDFIENNRDFKSEDAVIHLGVGKNMVTAINYWMKSIGLINKENTLTELAHFIFGKNGVDPYLENTATLWLLHYHLVKEYHASIYSLVFNEIRKKRIEFNKIHLQNFLKAKCEETNTRITETTIKRDIAVFLRNYVKPSNVNKNLEDYFSSIFIELNLVERLLKFDEKETEWYRIENKEREDLPAEVLLFCILDNEKYSDSILLEDVLHGYNSVGNIFAITAKDIINKIEELIIKRRYKIDFKDDAGIRIIQFTQKLNKWRVLKDYYEK